The following proteins come from a genomic window of Gynuella sunshinyii YC6258:
- a CDS encoding MbtH family protein: MNTQTNPFDDDSLSFFVLLNDQEQYSLWPAFAAIPEGWRTACGPESRSHCLQYIESHWQDIRPLSLRTKLA, translated from the coding sequence ATGAATACACAAACCAACCCTTTCGACGACGACTCTCTTTCCTTCTTTGTGCTGCTGAACGATCAGGAGCAGTACAGCCTCTGGCCCGCGTTTGCAGCGATACCAGAAGGCTGGCGAACCGCCTGCGGCCCGGAAAGCCGGTCTCATTGCCTGCAGTACATTGAAAGCCACTGGCAGGATATCAGACCATTAAGCCTGCGAACCAAACTCGCCTGA
- a CDS encoding TonB-dependent receptor, producing the protein MSNIKSAGGKKTATIYSPSLLALAIVAANGAFLPNVAYADDGSINLDTLMVTGEKVKKSAKKTTTGVTVLTGDAIDEGDKKDVTDVVTEAPNVISSGSGAINIRGVDGGGAATGVVSFISGSRPRVSTSIDGIAESWAGYMFVNGDLWDVEQVEVLRGPQSTNQGRNSIGGSIVVQTKDPSFDWEAAIRGGFETANDHNRYQLAGMVSGPIIEDELAFRLAIDGLNGNGYIDYAYADGTDKAPWDPSEQENINVRGKLLWEPDYIAGLSAKLTVNHREAEGEYLNFVNNYDDHNLSDYTLTLSDYTNTRYQDSEVNSFSTDIDYAFNDALSNVLSITYSDYHAAFEVYPDNWPRSMDLIEKSTTVENRVVYAPAQGPLSGMIGFYLYSSQKDLDVLIEPTDGVFNDLFTSDDETTTLAVFGEVTYNLMEPLDLILGARLENERQDRDFVASAWQDTPTIDAVEDETMFLPKIGLTYAVSADTVLGLTARKGYNAGGATLNNNDEYYTFDKEEVWTYEFSTRSTFLDNRLNVSTNTFYNQYKDYQALSGIEIENIPEGYSYGFEAEVRSSVTPTLEVYQTVGLLKSLVTESTDENPEWKKNEFNYAPSINFGFGLKKYIGLSWSAGLDANYVGEYYSTINNDEDRTAGDYTVVDINLSYSRGNITVGTYVNNLFNERVTLSQSSYGSWFDAGYQEANLGAPRTIGMTVEYKM; encoded by the coding sequence ATGTCGAATATCAAGTCCGCTGGCGGAAAAAAAACCGCAACTATTTATTCTCCTTCGCTGCTGGCGCTGGCGATTGTTGCAGCAAATGGAGCATTTTTGCCGAATGTGGCATATGCCGATGATGGTTCAATCAATCTGGATACCTTGATGGTGACTGGAGAGAAAGTTAAAAAATCCGCTAAAAAGACCACCACCGGTGTCACCGTTTTAACCGGAGATGCCATTGATGAGGGGGACAAAAAAGATGTAACCGATGTGGTGACCGAGGCCCCTAATGTCATCAGCAGCGGCAGTGGTGCTATTAATATTCGAGGTGTTGATGGCGGTGGGGCGGCAACCGGAGTGGTTTCATTTATTTCCGGCAGCCGGCCAAGAGTCAGTACGTCGATTGACGGTATTGCAGAATCCTGGGCAGGTTACATGTTCGTAAACGGTGACCTCTGGGATGTCGAGCAGGTAGAAGTCTTACGCGGACCGCAATCCACTAACCAGGGACGTAATTCCATCGGCGGTTCCATCGTTGTTCAAACCAAAGACCCAAGTTTTGATTGGGAAGCGGCGATTCGTGGCGGTTTTGAAACCGCCAATGACCACAATCGCTATCAGCTGGCCGGAATGGTCTCCGGACCGATCATCGAAGATGAGCTGGCTTTTCGTCTGGCCATCGATGGCCTGAATGGTAACGGTTATATCGATTACGCATATGCCGATGGAACCGATAAGGCCCCCTGGGATCCGTCCGAACAGGAAAACATCAACGTGCGCGGAAAACTGCTGTGGGAACCGGACTACATTGCCGGACTATCGGCCAAGTTAACCGTGAATCACCGTGAGGCGGAAGGTGAGTATCTGAACTTTGTGAATAACTACGACGATCACAACCTGTCGGACTACACCCTGACCCTGAGTGATTACACTAATACCCGCTATCAGGACTCAGAGGTGAACTCGTTTTCAACGGATATCGATTATGCGTTCAACGATGCCTTGAGCAATGTGCTGAGTATTACATACAGCGACTATCACGCCGCTTTCGAAGTGTATCCAGATAACTGGCCAAGAAGCATGGATTTGATCGAGAAATCCACCACAGTGGAAAACCGCGTGGTCTATGCACCGGCGCAAGGGCCACTCAGTGGCATGATCGGTTTTTATCTGTACAGCAGTCAGAAGGATCTCGATGTGCTGATCGAGCCGACCGATGGCGTATTTAACGATCTGTTTACCTCAGATGATGAAACCACCACGCTGGCGGTATTTGGTGAGGTGACTTACAACCTGATGGAGCCGTTGGATCTGATTCTCGGTGCGCGATTGGAGAACGAGCGCCAGGACCGCGATTTCGTCGCCAGTGCCTGGCAGGACACCCCAACCATCGACGCGGTAGAGGATGAAACCATGTTTTTGCCAAAAATCGGCCTGACCTATGCCGTATCTGCTGACACCGTACTTGGACTTACCGCCCGCAAAGGCTACAACGCCGGCGGTGCAACTCTGAACAATAATGATGAATACTATACGTTTGATAAAGAAGAAGTCTGGACTTACGAGTTCAGCACCCGTAGTACGTTTCTGGATAATCGCCTGAACGTCAGCACCAATACTTTTTACAATCAATACAAGGACTACCAGGCACTGAGCGGTATCGAAATCGAAAATATTCCAGAAGGCTACAGTTATGGATTCGAAGCGGAAGTACGCTCATCGGTAACGCCAACCCTGGAAGTGTACCAAACCGTTGGGTTGTTAAAGTCACTGGTGACTGAATCCACCGATGAGAATCCAGAATGGAAGAAAAATGAATTCAACTACGCACCAAGCATTAACTTCGGCTTTGGTTTGAAAAAATACATCGGGCTCAGCTGGTCCGCCGGTCTGGATGCCAACTATGTCGGTGAATACTATTCAACCATCAACAACGACGAAGACCGCACTGCCGGTGACTACACCGTGGTTGATATCAATCTGAGCTATAGTCGAGGCAACATCACGGTCGGTACCTATGTTAACAACCTGTTTAACGAACGGGTTACGCTGTCGCAAAGCAGCTACGGCAGT
- the fes gene encoding enterochelin esterase — protein MIPTAKSAISTHPIRHPWLSMADTGSPAWWQKLQACGTPVIEEHHDNTCTVAFFWRDPYGKEHQSDICQVLLDVNSVTDHHSWTPTSLERISGTDIWFKTLVLEATWRGSYSFIPLRPNELPNTQNQCGNDEQQRQWWLSIAANAVADDCNPWRTHTGGWGPASALHLPGAIPQQPWKNIDFGKSDPCQPTTLKVLEWNSERLQRQRPVWVYSSASQPDTNLPLVILLDGRRWIEAMPVLPVIEEQTQAGHMKPAVYVLIDSINGAVRSEELPCNRRFWEAVQQELLPLVRQFHSFTDQPQKTVVVGQSFGGLAALYAALHWPERFGAVVSQSGSFWWPHDHLIRHENTMTVQPSDALGWLGEQILSGLGARDQLTVFMEVGRREGLMNAFNHNIHDALLSAGHHLMYRQFDGGHDVLCWRGGVIDGIQWTLQT, from the coding sequence ATGATTCCAACAGCGAAGTCTGCAATAAGCACGCACCCTATCCGTCATCCTTGGCTGAGCATGGCTGATACTGGTTCACCAGCATGGTGGCAAAAGCTGCAGGCATGTGGGACACCAGTCATTGAGGAACACCATGACAACACCTGTACGGTGGCTTTTTTTTGGCGTGATCCGTATGGCAAGGAACATCAGTCAGACATCTGCCAGGTCCTGCTGGATGTCAATTCCGTGACCGATCACCATAGCTGGACCCCCACTTCGCTGGAGCGTATCAGCGGCACCGATATCTGGTTTAAAACACTAGTGCTCGAAGCGACCTGGCGCGGCAGTTATAGCTTTATTCCCCTGCGCCCCAACGAACTGCCGAATACCCAAAACCAATGTGGCAATGACGAACAGCAGCGACAATGGTGGCTGTCCATCGCCGCCAATGCAGTGGCTGATGATTGTAATCCCTGGCGTACTCACACTGGCGGCTGGGGCCCGGCATCAGCTCTGCATCTTCCGGGAGCCATTCCGCAACAACCCTGGAAAAACATCGATTTCGGCAAAAGTGATCCCTGTCAGCCGACCACTCTGAAAGTTCTGGAGTGGAACAGTGAGCGGCTGCAACGTCAGCGTCCGGTTTGGGTGTATTCGTCGGCATCACAACCCGATACCAATCTGCCACTGGTAATTCTGCTCGATGGCCGACGCTGGATCGAGGCCATGCCGGTGTTGCCGGTCATAGAAGAACAAACTCAGGCGGGTCACATGAAACCGGCGGTCTATGTATTGATCGATTCGATCAACGGAGCTGTCAGAAGTGAGGAACTGCCCTGTAACCGGCGCTTTTGGGAGGCCGTACAGCAGGAATTACTGCCACTGGTCAGGCAGTTTCACAGCTTTACCGATCAACCGCAAAAAACTGTCGTGGTCGGACAAAGCTTTGGCGGCCTGGCGGCATTGTATGCCGCGTTGCACTGGCCGGAGCGATTCGGCGCGGTGGTTTCCCAATCCGGATCCTTCTGGTGGCCGCATGATCATTTGATTCGCCACGAAAACACCATGACGGTTCAGCCATCGGATGCGCTCGGGTGGCTTGGAGAACAAATACTGTCCGGTCTGGGTGCCCGTGATCAGCTGACTGTTTTTATGGAAGTGGGTCGGCGCGAAGGCTTGATGAATGCCTTCAATCACAACATTCACGATGCTCTTTTGTCCGCCGGGCACCATCTTATGTATCGTCAGTTTGATGGCGGACATGACGTTCTGTGCTGGCGCGGCGGGGTGATCGACGGCATACAGTGGACCCTGCAAACGTAA